A region of Lichenibacterium dinghuense DNA encodes the following proteins:
- a CDS encoding ANTAR domain-containing response regulator, whose amino-acid sequence MSTNVLRDLRDLRIQVVHPPDDDGRSLVEHLRRIGCTVDANWPMPDGPSPNAQLVMLVVDYEQRDLIRRFVKSEGQASAALIAIVDYENSATLQVVLECGALAVVEKPIRPFGLLTNVILARTLWLERQEMHRKLRKLENKIAGVQKIQRAKAILMQSQALNEEDAYKTIRQQAMTKRISMEEMANAIINANELLTARPRAT is encoded by the coding sequence ATGTCGACCAACGTCCTGCGCGACCTGCGCGATCTCCGCATCCAGGTCGTCCATCCGCCCGACGATGACGGGCGCAGCCTCGTCGAGCACCTGCGCCGGATCGGATGCACCGTCGACGCGAACTGGCCGATGCCTGATGGACCATCTCCCAACGCCCAATTGGTCATGCTCGTGGTCGACTACGAGCAGCGCGATCTCATCCGACGGTTCGTGAAGTCGGAGGGGCAGGCGAGTGCCGCCCTCATTGCGATCGTCGACTACGAGAATTCGGCCACACTCCAGGTGGTTTTGGAATGTGGGGCGCTCGCCGTGGTCGAGAAGCCGATCCGTCCCTTCGGCCTCCTCACGAACGTCATCCTCGCCCGCACCTTGTGGCTGGAGCGCCAGGAAATGCACAGGAAGCTCCGAAAGTTGGAGAACAAAATCGCCGGCGTGCAAAAAATCCAGCGCGCCAAGGCAATCCTGATGCAAAGCCAGGCACTTAACGAGGAAGATGCCTATAAAACAATCCGCCAGCAGGCCATGACGAAGCGGATCTCGATGGAGGAGATGGCCAACGCCATCATCAACGCCAATGAGCTCTTGACAGCACGTCCGAGAGCCACCTAA
- a CDS encoding transporter substrate-binding domain-containing protein → MAKEPWRIGVLFSRTGATGAIEQTQLNGTLLALSEVNAAGGVLDRPLEAVAYDPASNLRIYRQFAERLLTIDRVRLIFGCYMSSSRKVVLPLVESHHALLFYPTPYEGFEYSPNCIYTGLAPNQSSLQLAKYLLEMHGSRFLMVGSNYVYPYELNRIMTDLVVQSRGKVLDEIYVPLDAEPGHFDGVVSKVRKLKPDVVFSTVVGRSTGLFYQAYHAAGLESADIPIASLTTSEAEVADMPAEAAAGHITAAPFFEILPTPAAARFVKAYKAMFGADAPVSAGAEAAYFQVHLAAQAMRRAGTDNPERLVGELRGAEFDAPQGRIRVDPENNHTFLWPRVARIDDARRFQTVWNPGLRVKPDPYFITQSLDDWSADALLRPSVGVGKP, encoded by the coding sequence ATGGCGAAGGAACCTTGGCGGATTGGGGTGCTCTTTTCTCGCACCGGGGCGACCGGCGCGATCGAGCAGACGCAGCTCAACGGCACCCTGTTAGCGTTGTCGGAGGTGAACGCAGCAGGCGGTGTCCTTGACCGGCCGCTTGAGGCGGTCGCGTACGACCCTGCTTCGAATCTCAGGATCTACCGTCAATTCGCGGAACGGCTTCTCACCATCGATCGAGTCAGGTTGATCTTCGGATGCTACATGTCTAGCTCGCGCAAGGTCGTGCTTCCACTCGTCGAATCTCATCACGCACTGCTCTTTTACCCGACGCCGTACGAAGGCTTCGAATACTCTCCAAACTGTATCTACACAGGGCTTGCGCCGAACCAGAGCTCGCTACAGCTGGCGAAATACCTACTCGAAATGCACGGCAGCCGATTCCTCATGGTGGGCTCCAATTACGTCTATCCCTACGAATTAAATAGAATCATGACTGATCTGGTCGTACAATCGCGCGGCAAGGTGCTCGACGAGATCTACGTGCCGCTCGACGCCGAGCCAGGCCACTTCGACGGGGTTGTCTCCAAAGTCCGCAAGCTGAAGCCAGACGTCGTGTTCTCCACGGTGGTCGGTCGGTCGACAGGTCTGTTCTATCAGGCCTATCACGCTGCCGGCCTGGAGTCCGCCGACATACCCATCGCCAGCCTGACGACGAGCGAGGCGGAAGTCGCCGACATGCCTGCGGAGGCCGCTGCCGGGCATATCACGGCCGCCCCGTTCTTCGAGATCTTGCCGACGCCGGCCGCCGCCCGGTTCGTGAAGGCCTATAAAGCGATGTTCGGGGCGGATGCGCCCGTGTCGGCGGGTGCCGAAGCGGCCTACTTCCAGGTCCACCTCGCCGCTCAGGCCATGCGCCGCGCCGGGACCGACAACCCAGAGCGCCTCGTCGGGGAACTCCGGGGAGCCGAATTCGATGCCCCGCAGGGCCGTATCCGCGTCGACCCGGAGAACAACCACACCTTCCTGTGGCCGCGCGTCGCGCGGATCGACGATGCCCGGCGCTTCCAAACGGTGTGGAACCCGGGCCTGCGGGTGAAGCCCGACCCCTACTTTATCACGCAGAGCCTCGACGATTGGTCGGCGGACGCGCTGCTCAGGCCCTCCGTCGGCGTCGGAAAGCCTTGA
- a CDS encoding ABC transporter substrate-binding protein gives MQMNRRSFLQAGVGSAAALAGPTFLPRAAFAADTIDVGVLFSLTGGLSIVEKSLHDATMMAISEINASGGVMGKQVRAIEEDGASDPKTYNEKASKLVIENKLPTVFGSYTSASRKAVLPVFEKRNSMYFYPTYYEGYECSRNVVYTGAVPNQQLSNFVPWIIEKLGKKKFFIVGSDYIYPREMAKVVKILLEKHGATYVGDEYLELGHSEWGSMVNKIKNSGCDVVLSNVVGDSVVAFYREYKNQGLTMDKLPICATVTSEIEIAAMGPEYAVGSYTSFPYFMAIDTPENKSFIERYRAFVKDPKAVTHHAMCSAYFQVFLWKQAVEKAKDTSPNAVREAVRDQSFLSPGGEVKVSAENLHTWLTPRIAQWGADGQGKIVDAYPGPIYPLPYVAYGETEQNPFCTPKGLDVKKLKG, from the coding sequence ATGCAGATGAACCGCCGCTCCTTCCTGCAAGCCGGCGTCGGAAGCGCCGCCGCGCTCGCCGGCCCGACGTTTCTGCCCCGCGCGGCCTTCGCTGCCGACACCATCGACGTCGGCGTGCTCTTCTCGCTCACGGGCGGCCTGTCCATCGTCGAGAAGTCCCTGCACGACGCCACCATGATGGCGATCTCCGAAATCAACGCCTCCGGCGGCGTCATGGGCAAGCAGGTCCGCGCCATCGAGGAGGACGGGGCTTCGGACCCCAAGACCTACAACGAGAAGGCCTCGAAGCTCGTCATCGAGAACAAGCTGCCGACCGTCTTCGGCTCCTACACCTCGGCCAGCCGCAAGGCCGTGCTGCCAGTGTTCGAGAAGCGCAACTCGATGTACTTCTATCCGACCTACTACGAGGGCTACGAGTGCTCCCGCAACGTGGTCTATACGGGTGCGGTGCCGAACCAGCAGCTCTCGAATTTCGTGCCGTGGATCATCGAGAAGCTCGGCAAGAAGAAGTTCTTCATCGTTGGTTCGGACTACATCTACCCGCGCGAGATGGCCAAGGTCGTCAAGATCCTGCTTGAGAAGCACGGCGCGACCTACGTGGGCGACGAGTACCTCGAGCTCGGGCACTCCGAGTGGGGCTCGATGGTCAACAAGATCAAGAACTCGGGCTGCGACGTGGTGCTGTCCAACGTGGTGGGCGACTCGGTCGTGGCCTTCTACCGCGAATACAAGAACCAGGGCCTGACGATGGACAAGCTGCCCATCTGCGCCACGGTGACGTCGGAGATCGAGATCGCCGCCATGGGACCGGAATATGCGGTCGGCTCCTACACGTCCTTCCCCTACTTCATGGCCATCGACACGCCGGAGAACAAGAGCTTCATCGAGCGCTACCGCGCCTTCGTGAAAGACCCCAAGGCGGTCACCCACCACGCCATGTGCTCTGCCTATTTCCAGGTGTTCCTGTGGAAGCAGGCCGTCGAGAAGGCCAAAGACACGAGTCCCAACGCGGTGCGCGAGGCAGTGCGCGATCAGTCGTTCCTGTCGCCGGGCGGCGAAGTGAAGGTCTCGGCCGAGAACCTCCACACCTGGCTCACACCCCGCATCGCCCAGTGGGGGGCCGACGGCCAGGGCAAGATCGTCGACGCCTACCCCGGCCCGATCTACCCGCTGCCCTACGTGGCTTACGGCGAGACCGAGCAGAATCCGTTCTGCACGCCGAAGGGCCTCGACGTGAAGAAGCTCAAGGGCTGA
- a CDS encoding MobA/MobL family protein, protein MAKSIDAIDTVVALFPASSRTLIERLLERAREKEARQAGRSAAAAVRDLGRLVQAGSGGRQGSRLAAELSKALELRGNISGKTSIRQKAPDTGGRSFHFAHSVIKKDDAPRRASSSRPGATPAGASPLGVGSVSNRSKTGRSAAHMRYIERETAVECGRGQDIDGPAVAASAGDRSPEGHGREAGGVGRDAVQATSASAGQAYVENPAKLVNGEVIAFSFGTIGERFEDRLRFWEALEQAEAHPDARVQHRLIVELPHEASPKARFDMVQLFCRRFEDDGVPFWAALHAPGPGNDSRNFHAHIVYSERPAKRMVDPDDPAGPLRWDFEVTRTHRKKNRVMATSRPYRQGKLRTYSGIGFIPMLRAEFAGVVNEVLTRDAVADAKGARVVYDARSYKNMGLAVVPMRSVNRIVADKVKGGKASVLDGQYTKRMIAAELREAAARRERDVLEVVALDDALKVATSLRGGGKTAPSLPRDLQVSPLSTVPRAFLKPAAERLLRARREAVQVNVMERAAMASLGRIVEATAPKAVEAAARSKYPVVRAQAPDAAVTRLLHEAALEEQKKTRREAAVARKSLRVRVAAAVTEWRELTQSPSTTRSPIMRQAVAESVRPSPEPQPTPSREKIDGADGAARAASPTRVPTARPAHQAGLGRNSTTRADVHRPMPGLQGMPTLGDLLAVSETVSRWIKAVVDGIEDADGRMKAIDAFYDSLKAHKKAEKAAERAAAAEMAEAAGAAKAVVQTKAAEGSSRDGEAVARTSSDRAPAGDSATGAAPPTLGSDGPPIAPASRAPALEPAARATQASPTTAVPAVATGSVPPAASSAAPPATITSRAPPPDGGMHMPTEDPHVDAEAASAADDERRRKKWEEELEKRCKKRKAVLGRRNKGRER, encoded by the coding sequence ATGGCGAAGAGCATCGATGCCATCGACACGGTCGTCGCCCTCTTCCCCGCGAGTTCGCGCACGCTCATCGAGCGCCTGCTCGAGCGCGCCCGGGAGAAAGAGGCTCGGCAGGCGGGTCGGAGCGCGGCGGCGGCGGTGCGCGACCTCGGACGGCTCGTGCAGGCCGGCAGCGGAGGACGCCAGGGCTCGCGGCTCGCAGCCGAACTGTCGAAGGCGCTCGAGCTGAGGGGGAACATCAGCGGCAAGACCTCGATCCGGCAGAAGGCGCCGGATACCGGCGGCCGGTCGTTCCACTTCGCCCACAGCGTCATCAAGAAAGACGACGCACCGCGGAGGGCGTCGTCGTCGAGACCCGGCGCTACCCCGGCCGGGGCGTCGCCGCTAGGGGTGGGCTCGGTGAGCAACCGCAGCAAGACCGGGCGCTCAGCCGCGCACATGCGCTACATCGAGCGCGAGACGGCCGTGGAATGCGGCCGCGGCCAGGACATCGACGGGCCGGCAGTCGCCGCGTCGGCAGGTGACCGCTCGCCGGAGGGGCACGGCAGGGAGGCGGGCGGCGTCGGGCGCGACGCTGTGCAGGCCACGAGCGCGTCGGCGGGGCAGGCCTACGTCGAAAACCCGGCCAAACTCGTCAACGGCGAAGTGATCGCCTTCTCGTTCGGCACGATCGGCGAGCGTTTCGAGGACCGCCTCCGGTTCTGGGAGGCGCTGGAGCAAGCCGAAGCACACCCGGACGCGAGGGTTCAGCACCGCCTCATCGTCGAGCTGCCCCACGAGGCCTCGCCGAAAGCGCGCTTCGACATGGTGCAGCTGTTCTGCCGGCGGTTCGAGGACGACGGCGTGCCGTTCTGGGCGGCGCTGCACGCGCCCGGCCCGGGCAATGACAGCCGCAACTTCCACGCCCACATAGTCTATAGCGAGCGGCCTGCGAAACGGATGGTGGACCCGGACGACCCCGCCGGGCCGCTCCGGTGGGACTTCGAGGTGACGCGGACGCACCGAAAGAAGAACCGCGTCATGGCCACCTCGCGTCCCTACCGGCAGGGCAAGCTCAGGACCTACAGCGGGATCGGCTTCATTCCGATGCTCCGCGCCGAGTTCGCGGGCGTCGTCAACGAGGTTCTTACCCGCGACGCGGTCGCGGATGCGAAGGGTGCGCGGGTCGTCTACGACGCCCGGTCCTACAAGAACATGGGCCTCGCCGTCGTGCCGATGCGGTCGGTCAACCGCATCGTCGCGGACAAGGTCAAGGGCGGCAAAGCGAGCGTGCTCGACGGGCAGTACACGAAGCGGATGATCGCGGCCGAGCTCCGGGAGGCCGCGGCCAGGCGCGAAAGGGACGTGCTCGAGGTCGTGGCGCTCGACGACGCACTGAAGGTTGCGACGTCCCTGCGGGGCGGCGGCAAGACAGCGCCGTCGCTGCCCCGCGATCTCCAGGTGTCCCCGCTGTCGACCGTGCCGCGAGCCTTTCTGAAGCCCGCGGCGGAGCGCCTGCTTCGGGCCCGGCGCGAGGCGGTGCAGGTGAATGTCATGGAGCGGGCCGCCATGGCCTCGCTCGGGCGCATCGTCGAAGCGACGGCTCCGAAGGCCGTCGAGGCTGCCGCGAGGTCGAAGTACCCGGTCGTGCGCGCCCAGGCCCCGGACGCCGCTGTCACGCGACTGCTGCACGAGGCGGCGCTCGAGGAGCAGAAGAAGACGCGTCGTGAGGCGGCGGTGGCCAGGAAGTCGCTGCGCGTCCGGGTCGCCGCTGCGGTGACCGAGTGGCGTGAGCTGACGCAGTCGCCGAGCACGACCCGGTCGCCGATCATGCGGCAGGCCGTGGCCGAGTCGGTGCGCCCGTCGCCGGAGCCGCAGCCCACACCATCGCGCGAGAAGATCGATGGCGCGGACGGGGCGGCGCGGGCGGCTTCGCCGACCCGTGTGCCGACGGCGCGACCAGCCCATCAAGCCGGGCTTGGGCGGAACTCCACGACCCGCGCCGACGTGCATCGGCCCATGCCGGGACTGCAGGGCATGCCGACCCTCGGTGACCTCCTCGCCGTGTCGGAGACGGTGTCGCGGTGGATCAAGGCCGTCGTCGACGGCATCGAGGATGCCGACGGTCGCATGAAGGCGATCGATGCGTTCTACGACAGCCTGAAAGCACACAAGAAGGCCGAGAAAGCGGCGGAGCGGGCGGCGGCGGCCGAAATGGCCGAGGCGGCGGGGGCTGCGAAGGCTGTGGTCCAGACAAAGGCGGCGGAGGGTTCGTCGCGGGACGGTGAGGCGGTGGCGAGGACGTCCTCAGACAGGGCGCCGGCGGGCGATAGCGCGACCGGCGCGGCCCCGCCCACCTTGGGCTCCGACGGCCCGCCGATCGCGCCCGCCTCGCGCGCTCCGGCACTTGAGCCCGCCGCTCGGGCGACGCAGGCGAGTCCGACCACAGCCGTGCCGGCCGTGGCCACCGGCAGTGTGCCGCCCGCCGCATCATCCGCCGCGCCACCTGCAACCATCACGAGCCGGGCACCTCCGCCCGACGGGGGCATGCACATGCCTACGGAGGATCCGCATGTGGACGCCGAGGCTGCGTCCGCGGCGGATGACGAGCGCCGACGCAAGAAGTGGGAGGAGGAGCTCGAGAAGCGTTGCAAGAAGCGAAAGGCCGTGCTGGGTCGCCGGAACAAGGGCCGGGAACGGTAG
- a CDS encoding AAA family ATPase, with product MADEVPGVHIMSRIDLEAAVGGMSPDDDWDGAGATSREDAARKRELARYRDDPDLCWRRHVIADDAMLARVGRLVREAPNMARAVEIVRRAAVVSRYARQPLRVPPIVLVGPPGCGKTRFASLLAGALGVSSSTIVGSTITDVGKIIGYHPGWKGASPGLVAKSLMQGATASPVIVVDEAEKIQAVDGLPYPLDALLSALESGTACYYRDGYLDVPMRAEGIVWLFCGNDLHGLSAPLLDRCVVIEVAALSGRERHRALDDLAADILLDHGVAPTALDIDALAVLDGVGLRRARALIASALAGALDAGRDALTADDLRAAAALLGGAPRIVRQRAGFVQF from the coding sequence ATGGCGGACGAGGTACCGGGGGTGCACATCATGAGCCGCATCGACCTCGAGGCGGCGGTCGGTGGCATGTCGCCCGACGACGACTGGGACGGCGCGGGCGCGACCTCGCGCGAGGACGCTGCCCGCAAACGCGAACTCGCGCGCTATCGCGACGACCCGGACCTGTGCTGGCGCCGCCACGTCATCGCGGACGACGCCATGCTGGCGCGCGTCGGCCGCCTCGTTCGCGAGGCGCCGAACATGGCCCGCGCCGTGGAGATCGTGCGGCGCGCAGCCGTCGTGTCGCGCTACGCCCGCCAGCCGCTCCGTGTGCCGCCCATCGTCCTCGTCGGCCCGCCTGGCTGCGGCAAGACGCGGTTCGCGTCGTTGCTGGCCGGGGCGCTCGGCGTAAGCTCGAGCACGATCGTCGGCAGCACCATCACCGACGTCGGCAAGATCATCGGCTACCATCCTGGGTGGAAAGGAGCCAGCCCTGGGCTCGTGGCCAAGTCTCTCATGCAAGGCGCGACGGCGTCGCCAGTCATCGTCGTCGATGAAGCCGAGAAGATCCAGGCCGTCGACGGTCTGCCCTATCCGCTCGACGCCCTGCTGTCCGCGCTGGAGTCCGGCACGGCCTGCTACTACCGCGACGGGTACCTCGACGTGCCGATGCGGGCCGAGGGCATCGTCTGGCTGTTCTGCGGCAATGACCTCCACGGCCTCTCCGCCCCGCTGCTCGACCGCTGCGTGGTGATCGAGGTTGCGGCGCTGTCCGGGAGGGAGCGGCACCGGGCGCTCGACGACCTCGCTGCCGACATCCTGCTCGACCACGGCGTCGCCCCGACCGCGCTCGACATCGACGCGCTGGCAGTGCTGGACGGCGTCGGGCTGCGCCGCGCCCGCGCGCTCATCGCGTCCGCCCTCGCCGGCGCGCTCGACGCCGGCCGCGACGCCCTCACGGCCGACGACCTCCGTGCCGCCGCGGCCCTGCTCGGCGGCGCGCCACGCATCGTCCGACAGCGGGCCGGCTTCGTCCAATTCTGA